In Verrucomicrobiota bacterium, a genomic segment contains:
- a CDS encoding STN domain-containing protein has translation MKDISVLNANGRGWIWSGLIFGLWMVSAGFSGCTPNDSGEIVRFHVEEGLAVETLEEAARQAEVEFIFSSELVQGLRTPAIKGKYTPHDAFEMMLADSVFVVVQHQQSGVYSIQKSTDQ, from the coding sequence ATGAAAGACATTTCTGTTTTAAATGCAAACGGCCGAGGTTGGATTTGGTCGGGTCTTATTTTTGGTTTGTGGATGGTATCCGCAGGTTTTTCTGGCTGTACGCCAAACGACTCAGGTGAGATCGTTCGTTTCCATGTCGAGGAGGGGCTGGCAGTGGAAACGCTTGAGGAAGCGGCACGCCAGGCGGAGGTGGAGTTTATTTTCTCTTCGGAATTGGTCCAAGGTCTTAGAACGCCCGCTATTAAAGGAAAGTACACGCCTCATGATGCCTTCGAGATGATGCTAGCCGACTCTGTCTTCGTTGTCGTTCAGCACCAGCAGTCCGGGGTCTATAGTATTCAGAAATCCACCGACCAATAA
- a CDS encoding sigma-70 family RNA polymerase sigma factor, with translation MTQEESKQSLWYKEHLRPHEPMLRGWLNSRYSEQIDVDDLIQEALIRVLRAKEEGELKSPKAYFFAIARNLALDHIRRSKVVFNQRLLNEEAMDLLDEAESIEETVSRNHELEILTEAIQALPERCRRVFTLSKVYGMTYDQIAFEMGITFNTVSAQIAIGLSKCGEYMRKHGQD, from the coding sequence ATGACTCAGGAAGAATCTAAACAATCCCTTTGGTATAAGGAGCACCTCCGACCTCATGAACCCATGCTTCGGGGCTGGCTGAATAGCCGGTATTCTGAACAGATTGATGTCGACGACCTCATTCAGGAAGCGCTTATCCGGGTCCTCCGAGCTAAGGAGGAAGGCGAACTCAAATCTCCCAAAGCCTACTTCTTCGCCATTGCCCGCAACCTGGCCCTGGATCACATCCGCAGATCGAAAGTGGTATTCAATCAACGTCTGTTGAATGAGGAAGCCATGGACCTGCTCGATGAGGCCGAGAGCATAGAGGAAACCGTCTCCCGCAATCACGAGCTGGAAATTTTAACCGAGGCCATCCAGGCCCTGCCCGAACGCTGCCGACGTGTATTCACTCTGAGTAAGGTCTATGGCATGACTTATGACCAGATTGCCTTTGAAATGGGTATCACCTTTAACACCGTATCCGCACAGATCGCCATCGGACTGTCCAAGTGTGGGGAGTATATGAGAAAGCACGGCCAAGACTGA
- a CDS encoding FecR domain-containing protein produces MKNNEFESPDVKRIDREAADWVAKKIGGFTAKDQDAFFDWLAADPRHGEWYEKHQKTWKELDMLAQWLPEHSEKPNQDLLKHRYPRYFWGGMSGIAAALILGFVVFTSLTAPGKSEFVATNLVANAYESHELPDGSVVELNQGAALKVNYTKALRRVELVSSEAHFSVTKDPNRPFIVRVRGFDIRAVGTAFNVRLTDHSVQVIVTEGKVQVTELPIENVVEDEMSYDESLFKQELVVGQMTEVPFTRREPSLQEVLQTEVKDVSLGEMNQLLSWKPQMFEFDSTPLSEVIEEFNSRNQTHLVIGDADLARLPIVASFRSANVEHFVELLQLSMDLKIQREGEDTIILHSSY; encoded by the coding sequence ATGAAAAACAACGAATTTGAATCACCCGATGTAAAACGCATCGACCGCGAAGCTGCCGATTGGGTGGCGAAAAAGATCGGAGGCTTCACCGCCAAAGATCAGGACGCCTTTTTTGATTGGCTGGCTGCCGACCCTCGCCATGGCGAATGGTATGAAAAGCACCAGAAGACCTGGAAGGAGTTGGATATGCTGGCGCAATGGTTACCGGAGCACAGCGAAAAGCCCAACCAGGATTTGCTGAAACACCGTTACCCCAGATATTTCTGGGGCGGGATGAGTGGTATTGCAGCAGCTCTTATTCTAGGCTTTGTCGTATTTACCTCATTAACGGCCCCTGGAAAGTCGGAATTCGTTGCAACCAATCTCGTTGCCAACGCATACGAAAGCCATGAGCTGCCCGACGGATCCGTTGTTGAGCTCAACCAGGGTGCGGCACTCAAGGTCAATTACACCAAAGCGCTTCGGCGCGTGGAGCTTGTCTCCAGCGAGGCTCACTTCAGTGTAACCAAGGATCCCAACCGGCCCTTTATTGTTCGGGTTCGAGGGTTCGACATCCGCGCAGTTGGTACCGCTTTTAATGTGCGTCTTACGGATCATTCTGTTCAGGTCATCGTGACGGAGGGCAAAGTTCAAGTGACTGAATTGCCGATTGAAAATGTGGTAGAAGACGAAATGTCCTACGATGAATCGTTGTTTAAGCAGGAACTGGTCGTTGGCCAGATGACCGAAGTGCCTTTTACCCGAAGAGAGCCTTCGCTTCAGGAGGTCCTGCAGACAGAAGTTAAAGACGTCTCTCTAGGCGAGATGAATCAATTGCTGTCCTGGAAACCACAGATGTTTGAGTTCGATTCCACTCCGCTTTCCGAAGTGATTGAGGAATTTAACAGCCGCAATCAAACGCATCTGGTTATAGGCGATGCCGACCTCGCCAGGCTTCCAATCGTTGCCTCCTTCAGATCGGCTAATGTAGAGCACTTTGTGGAACTGCTACAATTGTCGATGGATTTGAAAATCCAAAGGGAGGGCGAAGATACCATTATTCTCCATTCATCGTATTAA
- a CDS encoding TonB-dependent receptor plug domain-containing protein has protein sequence MAFQAYRRSSLWFVFLCCLVLCFTGQQVSAQAETEKRSFDVSEGYAINTLKEAAKQAGVEFIFSADLVKGVRTSSIKGTYTPLEAFSLMLAETSLEVFQHGKTGVYAITKIFDLKTPELEQKPTEETDMNAKKNNWYKTLVAALTLGITASQGLSGQPDEAEEKLVELSRFYIPAEEQSGYLATATLAGTRLKTDLKDVGAAISVMTSDFMEDVNAVDASTLLSYALNTEVAAGDQGNFADFVIRGGDHNTVHNQESRERPQDAQRIRGLAEATLTRDFFLTSIPFDSYNTSEVTINRGPNSLLFGIGTPGGVINNGLKQAVMDEVFGATSLRLGERGSYRATVDYNSVLIKDRLAIRVGILESDTQYQQRPAFREDSRRFAALNATLFENEDVGWLGNTRLRVHYEEGDGDGIPVNTLPFFDGVSHWMEKPKNFDRALAISGADTPAWYEDGNFTPKWTVDGVNGQINGEDVQDTLNTLGPFSEVVWAHFASVHQSLTNQESNIPGRDGKTVDAINHRVFWNRNPEIPDYTRNLVDSFFSGNVFSSSDNVPGFRPSSIIDTTGIYDNRDLLLAGLSQSVKQDFDVINVRLDQTFFDGLAGIELAFNKEGYTVDSHLPFGGADQSTMLVDVNERLNNGMPNPNVGRALIYDVGFGSARNVTTTDREAFQATAFYEINFTDNDVAWQQWLGRHVLTGFVGQQTIDNTGLSYRKHNIDIGTDTDIRSTLNARIGGWRRNIYSFVYVTDDLRGSQFQSPSDVHIDTYFKGQLPQVGDVMTVQYQEWNPIWRGDDNDRFFQSDFGVEEHLIGGGINRREIDSEVISMQSFLFNDNIVGLLGWRTDELTEINSISNAEYNAIAPDTRNKTFFTGEFDRDAVRLGTRPEDRETLSGDTFTWSIVAHKPEDWIRLPGDMQLSLHYNESENFSTSGVRRTVLGETIPAPTGTTEDVGFTLRTSDNAYWVRVNWFESKNQFATAPISAKTITNGLFHWAGYEFDGDSFEDAMALNEELNGVDLRPFLSSFDDVYDEILRILPQEISNRFEGFDDENEAIFSDNNGETTTQDFVAEGLEIDIVANFTQNWTMALNVGKQETVTSNSAPVYRKVISEMTDKWATSPLRDLMVAPQRVDAWTFWQEWTGDMINPLNALLAQDGTVSQEQRKWRANLVSKYAFKEGLFKGFEIGGAIRWQEKVATGYEITVLDEAVFPIVDRPFFGPDETNGDIWINYERSITDKIDWFVQLNFRNAYRSNTRFIPVITNPDGSHAVYRNSNPKEIFLTNTFRF, from the coding sequence ATGGCTTTCCAGGCGTATCGTCGAAGCAGTCTATGGTTCGTTTTTTTATGTTGTTTAGTGCTGTGCTTCACTGGCCAACAGGTTTCCGCGCAAGCGGAGACAGAGAAACGGAGCTTCGACGTGTCCGAAGGGTATGCCATAAATACCCTGAAGGAAGCGGCAAAACAGGCGGGCGTGGAATTCATCTTCTCCGCCGACTTGGTCAAAGGTGTAAGGACTTCATCGATAAAAGGAACTTACACGCCTTTGGAAGCTTTCAGTCTCATGCTGGCGGAGACCTCGCTCGAAGTATTTCAACACGGAAAAACTGGTGTTTATGCTATCACGAAGATCTTTGATCTCAAAACCCCGGAATTAGAACAAAAACCCACAGAAGAGACTGATATGAATGCTAAAAAGAACAATTGGTACAAAACTTTGGTTGCCGCGCTTACGCTTGGAATAACCGCCTCGCAAGGTCTCAGCGGCCAGCCTGATGAGGCGGAAGAAAAATTGGTGGAATTATCTCGATTCTACATCCCCGCCGAAGAACAAAGTGGCTATTTAGCTACAGCCACCTTGGCTGGCACTCGTTTGAAAACAGATCTAAAAGATGTCGGAGCGGCCATCTCTGTGATGACCTCCGATTTCATGGAAGATGTAAATGCGGTCGATGCGTCCACGTTGCTTTCCTATGCTTTGAATACAGAGGTGGCTGCAGGAGACCAGGGAAATTTTGCCGACTTTGTGATTCGAGGTGGAGACCACAATACGGTGCACAACCAAGAATCTCGAGAAAGACCTCAAGACGCCCAGCGGATTCGGGGGCTTGCGGAGGCAACCCTAACGCGAGACTTTTTTCTTACTAGTATACCGTTTGACAGTTACAATACATCAGAAGTCACGATTAATCGAGGGCCCAATTCACTTTTGTTCGGTATTGGCACTCCCGGCGGCGTCATCAATAACGGGCTTAAGCAAGCCGTCATGGACGAGGTTTTCGGTGCAACTTCGTTACGTTTAGGGGAACGCGGGAGCTACCGCGCCACGGTAGACTACAATTCCGTGCTCATAAAAGATCGTCTTGCCATTAGGGTAGGGATTTTGGAATCAGACACACAATATCAACAACGGCCGGCTTTTAGAGAAGACAGCCGTCGATTTGCAGCCTTGAATGCAACTTTGTTTGAAAATGAAGATGTTGGTTGGCTGGGTAATACGAGATTGCGAGTACATTACGAGGAAGGAGACGGTGATGGCATTCCGGTGAACACCCTTCCGTTTTTTGATGGCGTCAGCCATTGGATGGAAAAGCCGAAAAATTTTGATAGGGCTTTAGCGATTTCAGGTGCTGATACACCAGCATGGTACGAGGATGGAAACTTCACGCCTAAATGGACTGTGGACGGCGTGAATGGACAAATTAATGGAGAAGATGTTCAGGACACTCTGAACACATTGGGGCCATTTAGCGAGGTCGTATGGGCGCATTTCGCCTCCGTTCACCAAAGCTTGACGAATCAAGAAAGTAACATACCCGGTCGTGACGGTAAAACAGTTGATGCGATAAATCACCGAGTATTTTGGAATAGAAATCCTGAGATCCCCGATTATACACGCAACTTAGTAGATTCATTTTTTTCCGGAAACGTTTTTAGCTCAAGTGACAATGTTCCTGGATTTAGGCCAAGCAGTATTATTGATACCACCGGTATTTATGATAATCGCGACCTATTATTGGCCGGGCTTAGTCAGTCGGTAAAGCAAGATTTCGATGTTATAAATGTTCGACTGGACCAGACATTCTTCGACGGTCTGGCAGGAATAGAGTTAGCATTTAATAAGGAAGGTTATACGGTTGACTCACACCTGCCTTTCGGGGGAGCGGATCAATCAACGATGCTTGTTGATGTGAATGAGAGGCTTAATAATGGAATGCCTAATCCTAATGTGGGCCGTGCATTAATTTACGATGTGGGCTTTGGATCCGCTCGCAATGTAACCACGACTGATCGGGAGGCATTTCAAGCCACCGCCTTCTACGAAATTAATTTCACTGACAACGATGTTGCGTGGCAGCAATGGCTAGGCAGGCATGTTCTTACTGGTTTTGTGGGACAACAGACTATAGATAATACAGGTTTGAGTTATCGTAAACATAATATCGATATTGGTACAGACACAGACATCCGATCAACTTTGAATGCTCGCATTGGCGGGTGGCGCCGGAATATTTATTCCTTCGTGTATGTCACAGATGATTTGCGGGGCAGCCAATTTCAATCACCCTCGGATGTACATATTGATACCTATTTTAAAGGCCAATTACCCCAGGTTGGAGATGTCATGACTGTACAGTACCAAGAGTGGAATCCAATTTGGAGAGGAGATGATAATGATCGTTTTTTCCAGTCTGATTTTGGAGTGGAAGAACATCTCATCGGCGGAGGTATCAATCGCAGGGAAATCGATTCAGAGGTCATCAGTATGCAAAGCTTTTTATTCAACGATAATATTGTTGGGTTACTCGGATGGAGAACCGATGAATTAACAGAGATAAACTCTATTTCAAACGCTGAATATAATGCAATTGCTCCAGACACCCGAAACAAAACATTCTTCACTGGTGAATTCGATCGGGACGCTGTCCGCTTGGGCACCCGACCAGAGGATCGAGAAACGCTATCTGGGGACACGTTCACCTGGAGTATTGTTGCCCACAAACCAGAGGATTGGATAAGGTTGCCGGGTGATATGCAATTGAGTTTACACTACAACGAATCGGAGAATTTCTCTACGTCAGGCGTCCGTAGGACCGTGTTGGGGGAAACAATTCCCGCGCCTACGGGAACAACGGAGGATGTTGGATTTACCCTTAGAACGTCGGATAACGCGTATTGGGTCCGCGTAAATTGGTTCGAGTCGAAGAATCAGTTCGCGACTGCTCCTATCAGTGCAAAGACGATTACGAATGGCTTGTTTCACTGGGCTGGTTACGAATTTGATGGGGACTCTTTTGAGGACGCAATGGCTTTGAATGAGGAGCTTAACGGTGTTGATCTTCGCCCATTCCTCAGCAGCTTCGACGATGTTTACGACGAAATTTTGCGCATTCTTCCACAGGAAATTAGCAATCGTTTCGAAGGATTTGATGATGAGAATGAGGCGATTTTTTCGGATAATAATGGTGAAACCACGACACAAGACTTTGTCGCAGAAGGTTTGGAAATCGATATTGTCGCAAACTTCACGCAAAACTGGACGATGGCTCTTAACGTGGGGAAGCAGGAGACAGTAACCTCTAATTCGGCGCCAGTCTATAGGAAGGTCATATCTGAAATGACGGACAAGTGGGCCACCTCTCCGTTGCGCGACCTGATGGTGGCGCCGCAGCGTGTGGATGCATGGACTTTTTGGCAGGAATGGACTGGGGACATGATAAACCCATTAAACGCGCTATTGGCCCAAGATGGAACCGTCTCACAAGAGCAAAGGAAGTGGCGTGCGAATCTCGTTAGCAAATACGCGTTTAAAGAAGGTCTTTTCAAGGGGTTTGAAATTGGTGGCGCTATTCGGTGGCAGGAGAAGGTTGCGACAGGATATGAAATCACAGTACTTGATGAAGCTGTGTTTCCTATAGTGGATAGGCCTTTTTTCGGACCTGATGAAACAAATGGGGATATTTGGATAAATTACGAGCGATCTATCACTGACAAAATTGACTGGTTTGTTCAGTTGAATTTTCGGAATGCATACCGAAGCAATACAAGATTTATTCCTGTAATTACAAATCCTGATGGTAGCCATGCCGTATACAGAAACTCAAATCCAAAAGAAATATTCCTTACCAACACATTTAGGTTTTAA